A window from Dermacentor albipictus isolate Rhodes 1998 colony chromosome 10, USDA_Dalb.pri_finalv2, whole genome shotgun sequence encodes these proteins:
- the LOC135921712 gene encoding helix-loop-helix protein 6-like isoform X1 has protein sequence MPPIMPAFPCCPYTSVKTLTALAHCHSVRMDDEASPCPVASKLSTSGSEYATLTPVAPMSYTGAHHVHQHVELQPTLYHPHHQQPPTVAVFPTFFCGGAVPEMMTTTSTTSIELQDLPPAVGGVPSPDFSVNSDSDDSSSEKGGSADPFAPECKIPLPVPYSPYDYWLEPTFIRRRNERERQRVRHVNDGFERLRSRLPLPPRDKDRRLSKVETLRYAISYIRHLQRLLGLLDDDEDEDGENNRCR, from the exons atgcctcccatcatgccagcgttcccgtgcTGCCCCTATACCTCCGTGAAgacgctgacggcactggcccactgccactCGGTTCG catGGACGACGAGGCGTCACCGTGCCCCGTCGCGAGCAAGTTGTCGACAAGCGGCAGCGAGTACGCCACCCTGACCCCGGTGGCACCGATGTCCTACACCGGGGCACACCACGTGCACCAACACGTGGAGCTGCAGCCGACGCTGTACCACCCGCACCACCAGCAGCCGCCGACGGTGGCCGTGTTCCCGACCTTCTTCTGCGGCGGCGCTGTCCCGGAGATGATGACGACCACGTCGACGACGTCGATCGAGCTACAGGACCTGCCGCCCGCGGTGGGCGGCGTTCCGTCTCCCGACTTCTCGGTCAACTCGGACTCGGACGACTCTTCGTCGGAGAAG GGAGGCTCGGCTGACCCGTTCGCCCCCGAGTGCAAGATCCCGCTACCGGTTCCATACTCCCCGTATGACTACTGGCTCGAGCCCACCTTCATTCGGCGCCGGAATGAGCGGGAGCGACAGAGG GTTCGGCACGTGAACGATGGCTTCGAGCGACTGCGTAGCCGACTGCCTCTTCCTCCACGAGACAAGGACCGTCGGCTGAGCAAAGTAGAGACTCTGCGCTATGCCATCAGCTACATCAGGCACTTGCAAAGGCTGCTGGGACTACTTGACGATGACGAGGATGAAGATGGGGAGAACAACCGATGCCGCTGA
- the LOC135921695 gene encoding uncharacterized protein yields the protein MTKRLSTPRLRRYGFVACADAVGRRRRGRRRRPRTTRRRRPGAHVAPSSARSGRRGRARQATMRRGTAPCTPSSRYARRRTVSTPPQAGINSGLGAALILLSWALALPAAGEPQGSFERLMEAAGKSSHRRRDPADLDDGSYRYPRSSFDRSDDLDDAGFQEPPRSFERLMAHGAGESSSPIKRTKPADMDGSYRAYYMNDYCNAGQKALPVHLQLNSDQAGVVLYSHRRNSTPRSSVCQLPFQVENAAKFTLSFRFFDTVSESFICFMYLELVSSTETTDLLCGKDYTGTKSMVKASSSLTLRWTVSAREVLKRLGGFEIVITGFQQPESSGCAKGMTRCTNDRCVWSGFKCDGKDNCGDFSDERLCFAGKQDFTLYLIALFVITLMLLAIGVVFKIMYNKYPVVIAGGPEPVDANREGMVQTVLLPGPPPAMVVRRKGSVQDSTGRPRAGSVVR from the exons ATGACAAAGCGCCTCTCCACCCCGAGGCTTCGCCGATACGGCTTCGTGGCGTGCGCCGACGCCGTGggacgaagaagaagaggaagacgacgacgaccgcGGACGACACGGCGCCGACGTCCGGGAGCCCACGTCGCTCCAAGCTCCGCGCGAAGCGGACGACGCGGGCGTGCTCGCCAGGCCACCATGCGTCGCGGTACCGCCCCCTGCACGCCGTCGTCGAGGTACGCCCGGAGAAGAACAGTGTCGACGCCTCCACAGGCTGGGATTAACAGCGGCCTCGGAGCGGCGTTGATCCTGCTGTCCTGGGCGCTGGCTCTTCCAGCTGCCGGCGAACCGCAGGGCAGCTTCGAGCGCCTGATGGAGGCCGCCGGGAAGTCGTCCCACAGGCGTCGCGACCCGGCCGACCTGGACGACGGCAGCTACCGGTATCCGCGGAGCAGCTTCGACCGTTCGGACGACCTGGACGACGCGGGCTTCCAGGAGCCCCCGCGCAGCTTCGAGCGACTGATGGCCCATGGTGCCGGGGAGTCCTCGTCACCCATCAAGCGCACCAAGCCTGCCGACATGGACGGTAGCTACCGGGCGT ACTACATGAACGACTACTGCAACGCGGGCCAGAAGGCGCTGCCCGTGCACCTGCAGCTGAACAGCGACCAGGCGGGCGTCGTGCTCTACTCGCACCGGCGCAATTCGACGCCCCGCTCGAGCGTCTGTCAGCTGCCCTTCCAGGTGGAGAACGCCGCCAAGTTCACGCTCTCCTTCCGGTTCTTCGACACCGTCTCCGAGTCCTTCATCTGCTTCATGTACCTGGAG TTGGTGTCCAGCACCGAGACGACAGACCTGCTCTGCGGCAAGGACTACACGGGCACCAAGAGCATGGTCAAGGCTAGCTCGTCTCTGACGCTACGCTGGACGGTGTCCGCCCGGGAGGTGCTCAAGCGGCTCGGAGGCTTCGAGATCGTGATCACCGGATTCCAGCAGCCCG AGTCCAGCGGCTGTGCCAAGGGCATGACCCGCTGCACCAACGACCGCTGCGTCTGGAGCGGCTTTAAGTGCGACGGCAAGGACAACTGCGGCGACTTCAGCGACGAACGACTCTGCT TCGCCGGCAAGCAAGACTTCACGCTGTACCTGATCGCGCTGTTCGTCATCACGCTCATGCTTCTGGCCATCGGCGTCGTTTTCAAGATCATGTACAACAAGTACCCCGTAGTG ATCGCCGGAGGTCCGGAGCCCGTGGACGCGAACCGCGAAGGGATGGTGCAGACCGTGCTGTTGCCGGGGCCCCCGCCCGCCATGGTCGTGCGTCGGAAGGGCTCGGTGCAAGACTCCACGGGCCGTCCCAGGGCCGGGAGCGTCGTCAGATGA
- the LOC135921712 gene encoding helix-loop-helix protein 6-like isoform X2 translates to MDDEASPCPVASKLSTSGSEYATLTPVAPMSYTGAHHVHQHVELQPTLYHPHHQQPPTVAVFPTFFCGGAVPEMMTTTSTTSIELQDLPPAVGGVPSPDFSVNSDSDDSSSEKGGSADPFAPECKIPLPVPYSPYDYWLEPTFIRRRNERERQRVRHVNDGFERLRSRLPLPPRDKDRRLSKVETLRYAISYIRHLQRLLGLLDDDEDEDGENNRCR, encoded by the exons atGGACGACGAGGCGTCACCGTGCCCCGTCGCGAGCAAGTTGTCGACAAGCGGCAGCGAGTACGCCACCCTGACCCCGGTGGCACCGATGTCCTACACCGGGGCACACCACGTGCACCAACACGTGGAGCTGCAGCCGACGCTGTACCACCCGCACCACCAGCAGCCGCCGACGGTGGCCGTGTTCCCGACCTTCTTCTGCGGCGGCGCTGTCCCGGAGATGATGACGACCACGTCGACGACGTCGATCGAGCTACAGGACCTGCCGCCCGCGGTGGGCGGCGTTCCGTCTCCCGACTTCTCGGTCAACTCGGACTCGGACGACTCTTCGTCGGAGAAG GGAGGCTCGGCTGACCCGTTCGCCCCCGAGTGCAAGATCCCGCTACCGGTTCCATACTCCCCGTATGACTACTGGCTCGAGCCCACCTTCATTCGGCGCCGGAATGAGCGGGAGCGACAGAGG GTTCGGCACGTGAACGATGGCTTCGAGCGACTGCGTAGCCGACTGCCTCTTCCTCCACGAGACAAGGACCGTCGGCTGAGCAAAGTAGAGACTCTGCGCTATGCCATCAGCTACATCAGGCACTTGCAAAGGCTGCTGGGACTACTTGACGATGACGAGGATGAAGATGGGGAGAACAACCGATGCCGCTGA